The window TCAAATCGGTATATTCACACTCCTCAAGACCAAATCTTTTCCTCAAATCAATGATTGGTGTCACTATACCGCGAAGATTAATGACACCCTTAAGGAATGGTGCTGTACCTGGAATTCTAGTTATATGTTGAACCTTTTCAATTCCATGAACATCATGGACCGAGATTCCGTACTCTTTTCCATTAAGCTGAAAAACAATTAATTTCATATCTTTGGAGACTACTTCAGACATTCGATACACCTCGTTTACGCCACCTTTAAATCCCATATCCTTATGGCAGCTATTTATTTAAGTAAGGCATTGCAATCAACGATTAAGGCAACCTGACCGTCTCCTAGTATCGTTGCACCCGGAATGGCAAATACATTCGTTAAATAATTGCCAAAAGATTTTAAGACAACTTCCTGCTGACCAATAAAAGAGTCAACAACAAGACCGGCCATCTTCTCACCCTTACGAATAATGACAATCGATACATATTCACTTTCTTCTTTCACCACAGGTACATCAAATAAATCCCTTAGGTATAATAAAGGAACGATTTTCCCACGGAAATCAATGACCTTTTGATTATGAGCATTCAGGATTTCATCCTTTTTAATAATGGCTGTTTCAATTATCGAAGAAAGCGGAATAGCATACTTCTCCATTTGGATTTCGACCAACATGACAGAAATTATCGATAAAGTTAGTGGCAATTGAATCGAAAATACAGAGCCTTTACCAGGCATAGAGTCAACGGTGACGCTTCCACCAAGGTTTTCGATTGTATTTTTGACAACATCTAACCCAACACCCCGTCCAGAGATATCTGAAATTTTATCTGCGGTAGAGAAGCCAGAAGCAAAAATTAATTCGTAGACCTGCTTGTCCGAAAGGGTTGCAGCCGTTTGTTCAGATACAATTCCGTTATTTAGAGCAATCTGAAGCACCTTGTCACGATTAATACCGCCACCATCATCTTCAATTTCAATAAACACATGATTGCCGCTATGATAAGCCTTTAACGTGACGGTTCCTTCCTCACTTTTTCCATTTGCTCTTCTAGCTTGCGGTGATTCAATTCCATGATCTAATGAGTTACGGATGAGATGAACAAGCGGATCGCCGATTTCATCTATAACCGTCCGGTCGAGCTCTGTTTCAGCTCCAATAATTTCTAGATTCACCTTTTTTTCCAAATCGCGGGCAAGCTGTCGAACCATGCGCGGAAAACGATTAAATACAGTTTCAATCGGCACCATCCTCATATTGAGGATAATATTCTGCAAATCGGCCGTATTTCTCGAAATTCGATCAACGGTTTCCTGTAATTCCTGGTTTCTAAGCTCGGATGCGATTTGTTCAAGTCGGCCTCTATCAATCACTAATTCTTCAAATAAATTCAAGAGAATATCCAACCGTTCAATATTAACTCTGATTGTTTTGCTCGCAGCAGCTTTACCGGAATTCACTGTTTTATTTTGTTCATGATCGGACTCCTTATGGCTATTTTCGATCGCTTTATTGACTAGGATTGCTGGAGCGTCATTAGCGTCAAGCTTATCCGATTCGGCGGCCAACTCCTTTGCAACCTGTGAAAATTCTGAAGGGGAAACCGTCTTTATTGTAACCGCTTCTACCTCCGATACTTGCATCACTTTCTTTTCGATATCCAATTCATTTTCTTTTGAGACCAATGTAACTGTAAATGATTTCTCAAATTGTTCTTCCTCGAGCTGCTCTACAGGAGGCAGTGATTTGATAACTTCTCCAAGCTTCTCAATGGCTTCAAAAATCATATACACTCTTGCTGCTTTTAATAAACAATCATCCCGTAATGCAATCGTTACCTCGAATGTAGAAAATCCCTGTTCGTGGGATTCCTCAATAACCGTACGTTCAAATTCATCATATTCCAGCTGCACCGCTTGTTTTGGTTCAGCCGTTGCTGCTGCCTCTTTATCAGCTGCTGCAATCAATGGCGAATGTCCGGTTTCAATCAGTTTCAACTGTTCAACAACAATTGAAACATCTCTTTTCCCATCTCCACCTTCTGCGATAGAATGAACCATTGCCTCTAAATCATCAACCGCTAAAAAAACAACATCTAACAATTCAGGGGTAACTGAAATGGTATGATGTCTTATTGCATCCAACACATTTTCCATTTGATGGGTCAGTTTAGCTAAATCATCATAACCCATTGTTGCCGACATCCCTTTTAATGTATGGGCAGAACGGAAAATTTCATTAATAATGTTCATATCCTCTGGATTTTTCTCTAACACAAGTAAATTATCATTACAGGCCTGTAAGTGTTCTTTACTTTCTTCAATGAAAACCTCTAAATATTGATTCATTTCCACTTGGCTCACACCTCTCGGAATCAAAGATATTTCAAAATCGTCTTGGCTATATGTTCGACATTCACTACTTCATCTACAAGTTCTGTTGCAATGGCGGCTCTGGGCATTCCATACACGACACAGCTTTCCTCTGACTCTGCTATCGCCTTAACGTGACCGCTTCTTTTTAATGTGATAAGACCACTTGAACCATCGGAGCCCATCCCTGTCATTATGACAACAATCTTACCGTATTCGGCTAGTTCAGAGGCCGATGAGAACATTAGGTCAACTGAGGGGCAGTGTGTATAGCTTGTTGTTGTATGGTCAAGCTGTACCGCAACTTGTTTCCCAAATTGGTTTATCCGCAATTGGCAGCCGCCAGGAGCAATATATGCTGTTCCATCTTCTAGAACATCACCCTCCTCGGCTTCCTTCACAGTAATGTCTGCCAGTGCATTTAACCGGTTTGCTAGCGATCTGGTAAAACCGGATGGCATGTGCTGGACAATAACAATGGGAGCAGTGATATTTTCTGGTAGGCTACATAAAACTGTTTGCAGTGCACTTGGACCACCAGTTGAAGATCCCATAAGGATAATTTTTTTCGTTAATTGATTCCAATTAGTTGTTATTTTTGAATTATTTAGTTCTATTTTACTATACTTTTCATAAAGGTTAGTAGTCTTTTTTCTTTCTAAAGACTTTATTATTCCTGCTTTCACCTATATACACTACCTTCCTAAAAGGAATCGTCTTAGCCTGGTCACAAAATTTGTCTTGTTATAGTTGGCTGGAGGATAAAAATCCTGCAGACAATACTTTTCTACCATACTAAATAACGCCTTTGAAGCGGGTGCTTTTTCATTGAACTGAGTAAAAGGAGTCTGTCGTTTGACTGCCTGAGGAATGCTGGAATCCTCAGGTAAAATACCAAGCAGAATAGCCTTTTTTTGTAAAAAATGCTGGAGAACCCTAGATATGCGATTAAACGTATCGATTCCTTCTTTTTCTGATTGGGCCCGATTGACAATGATCAGGAAAGGCATTGTATGATTGGCAATCGTAATATATTTCATTGCTGCATAAGCATCCGTTATCGATGTCGGTTCACATGTTGTAACAACAATTACTTCGTCAACTGCTAAAATAAAACGTAAAGATCTTTCACTCATTCCGGCATCCATATCAAAGATTACATAATCATATTCATATAAAAGGATAGAAAATTGCTCAAAAAAAGTGTGAAAGGAATTTTTCGTTATATTTGTAAGCTGGGACAATCCCGTTCCACCCGAAATATAGTGAATACCACCAGGTACCTCAGTAATCATCTGATTAAGTGGCACATTATTTGTAAAGAAATCCGCTATTGAATAAAAGGAGGAAACTCCCATGAGAATATCAATATTTCCCATGCCGATATCCAAATCGAATAAGAGCACTCTATGTCCCTTATTCTTTAACGTGATGGCAAGGTTTAATGATATATTCGATTTACCAACACCGCCTTTTCCACTTATGACGGCAACCGTTTTTGACTGACTATTCGTCTGCAGCTGTTGTAGTTGTTCTCGTAGTTTTTCTGCTTGATCTTCCATATTAATCGACTCCAATTATCCGATGTACGATATTCTCGGGAGTAGCTGGAATAAAATCATCCGGTACATTTTGACCATTGGTTATGTACGCAGCTGCTTTTTGTTTTTTATGGATCATATTATACAGCGAGCCAAAAGTGGATGTTTCATCTACCTTTGAGAAAATGAACTTATTAATCGTAATAAGTGAAAACTGCTGATATATTTCCTCCATATCCTTTTGCTTTGAAGTTACCGAAAGCACAAGAAACGTTTCAATGTCTTTTTGAAAATCAATAATATTTTTCAAATCCTCGACATATTTACGATTTCGGAAATTTCTTCCCGCTGTATCAATCAATACTAAGTCATATTGACTGAATTTTTCTGTTGCTTTATGAAAATCCTCTAGACTATAACAGACCTCTATTGGAACATTTAAGATATTAGCATATGTTTTTAATTGTTCAATAGCAGCAATTCGATACGTATCAGTAGTGATAAAGGCAATATTTTTTTTATGTTTTAAGATACAGGCAGCAGCAAGCTTAGCTAAGGTTGTCGTTTTCCCCACTCCTGTTGGGCCAACAACGAGCAAATACTTTTTAGTAAATGAAATACCACCAAAAGGCAAATGACTTATTTGTTCAATTAAATACTCTTTAGCCCATTTTCGAACTTTATCTCCTGTCATATTACCTCTGTTCACATACCATTGTTCAATAGCTGCTTTCATAAGGGCATCCATTAATTCATCATGGATGCCTTGATTCATCAACCATTGCTTTAACTCTTGAATAGGAGCAGGCAACGGGATGCTTTCACTGTTTCCAAGCTTAACATTTTGAAGAATGGTTTTTAGTTCTGCTAATTCTTTGTGTAGTTCGCTTGAAATGCTGTCATGACTATGATCAGCTTTTTTCTTGATTTGTGAATTCTTTGCTGGTAGCGGTAAATCGATTGGTCGTTGTTTTTCTTTTACGATTGGTTTTACCAGCTCAGCCGGTTTCGCATCAAGGGCAGCGATTACCTCAATACTCCTTTTTTTAAAGAGGCCAAGAAAACCGCCTGTCTGAATCACTCTAGAATTAAGAATGATTGCTTCATTTCCCAGTTCATTACGTACGAGCTTCATTGCTTCCGGCATGGAAGCCGCCTGATATTTTTTTACCTTCAATCTAAATTCACCACCCCAACACTCTGGACTTCAACATTGGCTTCAAGCTCATTATAGGACAGAATCGGAATTTGCGGAAAATAGCGCTCTGTTAGTTGACGTACATACATACGAACAGCAGGTGAACAAAGTACAATCGGCGTTTGCTCCATTAAAGAGAGATGTTCAACCTGTGCGGCTATTGATTCCAAAATTTGTTGTGAAACCGATGGATCCATTGCTAAATAATTTCCATGTTCTGTTTGCTGAATCGCTTCTGCAATTGACTTTTCTACTTTTCCAGATAAGGTTACAACCTTTAATGAGTCATTCCCCTGCAGATATTGATTAGTGATTTGTCTAGCAAGTGATTGCCTCACATATTCAGTTAAGACATCTGTATCAGACGTCACTTTCCCAAAATCTGCTAATGTTTCAAAAATGATTGGTAAATTTCGAATCGAGATGCTCTCTTTAAGTAGTTTAGCCAAAACCTTCTGAACCTCTCCAATTGAAAGTGGATTGGGTGTTACTTCCTCTACAAGTATTGGATAGTTTTCTTTTAGATGGTCAATCAATTGCTTCGTTTCTTGTCTCCCTAATAAATCATATCCATTTGCTTTAATAACCTCTGTAATATGGGTCGAAACAACAGAGGGAGGATCCACGACCGTATATCCGAGAATTTCCGCTTCCTCTTTCATATCCTCTGTAATCCATTTTGCAGGCAAGCCAAAGGAAGGTTCGATAGTATCAATTCCAGTGATCGAATCATCATCTGTTCCCGGGCTCATTGCTAAATAATGATCTAATAAAAGCTCACCATGCGCCATTTCGATTCCTTTTATTTTTAAACGATATTCATTGGGCTGCAGCTGGATATTATCTCTTATCCTTACAACAGGAATGATTAGACCAAGTTCGATGGCGAGCTGTCTTCGAATCATGACAATTCGATCAAGCAAATCTCCACCTTGGTTTGTATCGACAAGCGGAATTAAACCATAGCCAAACTCAAACTCAATTGGGTCTGTATTTAGTAGACTCACAACACTTTCAGGACTCTTCATTTCATCAGCCTCGGTATCTTCCTCAATTTCTGGTACCCGATCCGGATTCTGTTCAGGAATATTCGTAAACCGATAGCCGGCAAAAATTAATAGCCCTGCAATAGGAATCGTCAAAACGTCATTAATAGGTGTAAATAACCCTAAGCAAAGAATCGTCCCACCTGTAACATACAGCATTTTTGGAAAATGAAGGAGCTGTGAGACAATATCTTCTCCTAAATTGCCATCTGATGTTGCTCTTGTTACAACGATACCTGTTGCTGTTGAGATTAATAAGGCAGGTACTTGACTGACAATCCCATCGCCTACCGTTAATAATGAAAAATGTCCTGCTGCATCAGCAATGTCCATTCCCTGCTGCAGGACTCCTATGATAATGCCAAAGATTAAATTGATTAAAACGATAATGATTCCGGCAATGGCATCTCCTTTAACAAATTTACTTGCTCCATCCATGGACCCGTAAAAATCTGCTTCGCGGCTTACTTTTTCACGTCTTTCCCGTGCCTGCTGCTCTGAAATCATGCCCGCATTCAAATCAGCATCAATACTCATTTGTTTCCCCGGCATAGCATCCAGGGTAAACCTTGCAGCTACTTCAGATACTCGCTCAGAACCTTTTGTAATTACAATGAAATTAATGATGACTAGAATCAAAAAGACAACCATACCAACAATGATATTCCCCCCGACAACAAAGGAACCAAATGTTTCAACTACTCCACCTGCGTCTCCATTGGTAAGAATTGCCCGGGTTGTCGAGATATTTAAACCTAAGCGAAACAAGGTTAAGAGTAGCAAAAGGGATGGGAATACAGAGAACTGGAGAGGCTCTGTCATATTCATTG of the Bacillus tuaregi genome contains:
- a CDS encoding chemotaxis protein CheW, with amino-acid sequence MSEVVSKDMKLIVFQLNGKEYGISVHDVHGIEKVQHITRIPGTAPFLKGVINLRGIVTPIIDLRKRFGLEECEYTDLTRIIIVALDDIEVGLVVDAANDVIDINEAAIEPSPDLVGVEEDEYVKGVVKVENRLLIIIDLYKILDRDIL
- the flhF gene encoding flagellar biosynthesis protein FlhF, which produces MKVKKYQAASMPEAMKLVRNELGNEAIILNSRVIQTGGFLGLFKKRSIEVIAALDAKPAELVKPIVKEKQRPIDLPLPAKNSQIKKKADHSHDSISSELHKELAELKTILQNVKLGNSESIPLPAPIQELKQWLMNQGIHDELMDALMKAAIEQWYVNRGNMTGDKVRKWAKEYLIEQISHLPFGGISFTKKYLLVVGPTGVGKTTTLAKLAAACILKHKKNIAFITTDTYRIAAIEQLKTYANILNVPIEVCYSLEDFHKATEKFSQYDLVLIDTAGRNFRNRKYVEDLKNIIDFQKDIETFLVLSVTSKQKDMEEIYQQFSLITINKFIFSKVDETSTFGSLYNMIHKKQKAAAYITNGQNVPDDFIPATPENIVHRIIGVD
- the flhA gene encoding flagellar biosynthesis protein FlhA, with the protein product MKARDLIVIISVIMIVAMLIIPLPTWLLSILLIINISLGLLVLLTSMNMTEPLQFSVFPSLLLLLTLFRLGLNISTTRAILTNGDAGGVVETFGSFVVGGNIIVGMVVFLILVIINFIVITKGSERVSEVAARFTLDAMPGKQMSIDADLNAGMISEQQARERREKVSREADFYGSMDGASKFVKGDAIAGIIIVLINLIFGIIIGVLQQGMDIADAAGHFSLLTVGDGIVSQVPALLISTATGIVVTRATSDGNLGEDIVSQLLHFPKMLYVTGGTILCLGLFTPINDVLTIPIAGLLIFAGYRFTNIPEQNPDRVPEIEEDTEADEMKSPESVVSLLNTDPIEFEFGYGLIPLVDTNQGGDLLDRIVMIRRQLAIELGLIIPVVRIRDNIQLQPNEYRLKIKGIEMAHGELLLDHYLAMSPGTDDDSITGIDTIEPSFGLPAKWITEDMKEEAEILGYTVVDPPSVVSTHITEVIKANGYDLLGRQETKQLIDHLKENYPILVEEVTPNPLSIGEVQKVLAKLLKESISIRNLPIIFETLADFGKVTSDTDVLTEYVRQSLARQITNQYLQGNDSLKVVTLSGKVEKSIAEAIQQTEHGNYLAMDPSVSQQILESIAAQVEHLSLMEQTPIVLCSPAVRMYVRQLTERYFPQIPILSYNELEANVEVQSVGVVNLD
- a CDS encoding chemotaxis protein CheA produces the protein MEMNQYLEVFIEESKEHLQACNDNLLVLEKNPEDMNIINEIFRSAHTLKGMSATMGYDDLAKLTHQMENVLDAIRHHTISVTPELLDVVFLAVDDLEAMVHSIAEGGDGKRDVSIVVEQLKLIETGHSPLIAAADKEAAATAEPKQAVQLEYDEFERTVIEESHEQGFSTFEVTIALRDDCLLKAARVYMIFEAIEKLGEVIKSLPPVEQLEEEQFEKSFTVTLVSKENELDIEKKVMQVSEVEAVTIKTVSPSEFSQVAKELAAESDKLDANDAPAILVNKAIENSHKESDHEQNKTVNSGKAAASKTIRVNIERLDILLNLFEELVIDRGRLEQIASELRNQELQETVDRISRNTADLQNIILNMRMVPIETVFNRFPRMVRQLARDLEKKVNLEIIGAETELDRTVIDEIGDPLVHLIRNSLDHGIESPQARRANGKSEEGTVTLKAYHSGNHVFIEIEDDGGGINRDKVLQIALNNGIVSEQTAATLSDKQVYELIFASGFSTADKISDISGRGVGLDVVKNTIENLGGSVTVDSMPGKGSVFSIQLPLTLSIISVMLVEIQMEKYAIPLSSIIETAIIKKDEILNAHNQKVIDFRGKIVPLLYLRDLFDVPVVKEESEYVSIVIIRKGEKMAGLVVDSFIGQQEVVLKSFGNYLTNVFAIPGATILGDGQVALIVDCNALLK
- a CDS encoding CheB methylesterase domain-containing protein, which encodes MKAGIIKSLERKKTTNLYEKYSKIELNNSKITTNWNQLTKKIILMGSSTGGPSALQTVLCSLPENITAPIVIVQHMPSGFTRSLANRLNALADITVKEAEEGDVLEDGTAYIAPGGCQLRINQFGKQVAVQLDHTTTSYTHCPSVDLMFSSASELAEYGKIVVIMTGMGSDGSSGLITLKRSGHVKAIAESEESCVVYGMPRAAIATELVDEVVNVEHIAKTILKYL
- a CDS encoding MinD/ParA family protein, giving the protein MEDQAEKLREQLQQLQTNSQSKTVAVISGKGGVGKSNISLNLAITLKNKGHRVLLFDLDIGMGNIDILMGVSSFYSIADFFTNNVPLNQMITEVPGGIHYISGGTGLSQLTNITKNSFHTFFEQFSILLYEYDYVIFDMDAGMSERSLRFILAVDEVIVVTTCEPTSITDAYAAMKYITIANHTMPFLIIVNRAQSEKEGIDTFNRISRVLQHFLQKKAILLGILPEDSSIPQAVKRQTPFTQFNEKAPASKALFSMVEKYCLQDFYPPANYNKTNFVTRLRRFLLGR